One window of Desulfarculus baarsii DSM 2075 genomic DNA carries:
- a CDS encoding P-II family nitrogen regulator has protein sequence MKEVIAVVRMNTMNKTKKALTAAGIDSMFAHECQGRGKGLVDSKLLSGASQGYEEAIALLGEKGKLYSKRMLTMVVPDKQVDAVVRTIIESNQTGKPGDGKIFVLPIGEAIRVRTGETGGKAL, from the coding sequence ATGAAGGAGGTGATCGCCGTGGTGCGCATGAACACCATGAACAAGACCAAAAAGGCGCTGACCGCCGCGGGCATCGACTCGATGTTCGCCCACGAGTGCCAGGGTCGCGGCAAGGGCCTGGTCGACAGCAAGCTCCTGTCCGGGGCCAGCCAGGGCTACGAGGAGGCCATCGCCCTGTTGGGCGAAAAGGGCAAGCTCTACTCCAAGCGCATGCTGACCATGGTGGTGCCCGACAAGCAGGTGGACGCCGTGGTGCGAACGATCATCGAATCCAACCAGACCGGCAAGCCGGGCGACGGCAAGATATTTGTCCTGCCCATCGGCGAGGCGATCAGGGTGCGCACCGGGGAGACCGGCGGCAAGGCCCTCTAG